In Schistocerca nitens isolate TAMUIC-IGC-003100 chromosome 10, iqSchNite1.1, whole genome shotgun sequence, a single window of DNA contains:
- the LOC126210135 gene encoding proteasomal ATPase-associated factor 1-like, with amino-acid sequence MPSNRKIPHIAIQNDWNIALQNENGTAWCSFKYIGETSVQCTIKNVGRDGKAFEVTPNELSVNRISATVIQVTHPESNTVCFFKSPDSEFVNIHKKSVVSLDVSSGGLGVSVCTENKLLVWETSTGDVRRVLEGHAGDVYKCALFPSGIVVLSGGADMVLKIWSAETGQCPVTLRGHTAAVTDFCIVDKGKNIISVAKDGTAKLWSCGQAACLGTVVKLDGDINCCNISVAEEGLDLGERTDPLQEHEVGTQNKILLVGCESGIVCCVSVYSKKKFFSVKSPSAVNSVKFHTKSNVLVGCQDGSIHLYNLKTSECMLTLKESCSPVLSLLTLDSGAVFVGRADGTCICYRSVAQDNESTARRLQFTGSDFDPIYGICCDGKKIYTACRDGVIRSYKLTGELDMMFKSTYT; translated from the coding sequence ATGCCATCGAATAGGAAAATACCACATATTGCTATACAAAATGATTGGAACATTGCCTTGCAAAATGAAAATGGTACTGCATGGTGTAGTTTCAAATACATTGGGGAAACTAGCGTACAGTGTACGATTAAAAACGTAGGAAGGGATGGGAAAGCATTTGAAGTTACGCCTAATGAACTCTCCGTTAATAGGATATCTGCTACTGTAATTCAGGTAACCCATCCTGAATCTAACACCGTGTGTTTCTTCAAATCTCCGGACTCAGAGTTCGTGAACATTCACAAGAAGAGCGTTGTTTCATTAGATGTTTCTTCTGGCGGTTTGGGCGTCTCCGTTTGTACAGAAAACAAGTTACTCGTTTGGGAGACAAGCACGGGAGATGTAAGGCGTGTGCTGGAAGGTCATGCAGGAGATGTTTATAAGTGTGcgttgtttccttcaggaattgtcGTTCTCTCGGGCGGTGCTGACATGGTGTTGAAAATTTGGTCTGCAGAGACTGGACAGTGCCCTGTGACCCTGCGTGGACACACAGCAGCAGTGACAGACTTCTGCATCGTCGACAAAGGAAAGAACATTATTTCTGTTGCGAAAGATGGCACGGCGAAGCTCTGGAGCTGTGGACAGGCAGCATGTCTTGGTACGGTTGTCAAGTTGGATGGAGATATAAATTGCTGCAATATTTCGGTCGCAGAGGAGGGCTTGGACCTTGGAGAACGCACAGATCCGTTGCAGGAACATGAAGTTGGTACACAAAATAAGATTTTATTGGTTGGATGTGAAAGTGGCATTGTTTGCTGCGTTTCAGTTTATAGTAAAAAGAAGTTTTTCTCGGTTAAAAGCCCATCTGCCGTAAATAGCGTTAAGTTTCATACAAAAAGTAATGTCTTAGTTGGGTGCCAGGATGGCAGCATTCACCTTTACAACTTAAAAACATCAGAATGTATGCTGACATTAAAGGAATCGTGTAGCCCTGTCCTCAGTCTGTTGACTCTTGATAGTGGTGCTGTATTTGTTGGCAGGGCTGATGGCACATGCATATGCTACAGGAGTGTTGCACAAGACAATGAATCTACTGCCAgaagacttcagtttactggttcTGACTTTGATCCTATATATGGCATTTGTTGTGATGGCAAAAAAATATACACTGCTTGTCGTGATGGTGTTATTAGAAGTTATAAACTTACAGGTGAATTGGACATGATGTTTAAAAGTACTTATACATGA